In one Bordetella pertussis 18323 genomic region, the following are encoded:
- the kch gene encoding voltage-gated potassium channel protein: protein MIRLRNFLRRIGRYFPPNWWLAALVAIDGYLFVRPVLGRAVDYPMDYWLSFDSWRDAMDAVGLLQIPRVILGAGLLLMAAGLVLKARIAWAFSLVLLGAIGVVAGWDGGHGLLLAYTGVLIAALVCFWRRFDRASLAAGSLFAVISITSLLIYAVFGTLYLGAEFSPKVESPATAFYFSIVSMSTVGYGDITPQTTAARLFAASIIILGITVFATSISAIAGPVIGGNLKRLVRGRISHAMRKHHIIIAGATPLAQSVYAGMRERGNNVTVVVAPGIAHNYPEDADLVTGDPSNTAVLAEAGAAHARYVLALRDDDADNAFIVLAAKEVAGPDTKTVAVANTAMHLAKIRRVQPDMVFSLQLLGAELLARTLSGETIDNALITDLFFTKATPSGAA, encoded by the coding sequence ATGATCAGACTGCGCAATTTCCTGCGCCGCATCGGCCGCTACTTCCCGCCCAATTGGTGGCTGGCGGCGCTGGTTGCCATCGACGGCTATCTGTTCGTGCGCCCCGTGCTCGGGCGCGCGGTCGATTACCCCATGGACTACTGGCTGTCGTTCGACAGCTGGCGCGATGCGATGGACGCCGTCGGGCTGCTGCAGATCCCGCGCGTCATCCTCGGCGCCGGCCTGCTGCTGATGGCGGCCGGGCTGGTGCTCAAGGCGCGTATCGCCTGGGCTTTCTCGCTGGTGTTGCTGGGCGCCATCGGCGTGGTGGCCGGGTGGGACGGCGGGCATGGCCTGCTGCTGGCCTACACGGGCGTGCTGATCGCGGCGCTGGTGTGCTTCTGGCGCCGCTTCGATCGCGCCAGCCTGGCGGCCGGCAGCCTGTTCGCCGTGATCAGCATCACGTCGCTGCTGATCTACGCCGTGTTCGGCACGCTCTACCTGGGCGCCGAGTTCTCGCCCAAGGTCGAGAGCCCCGCCACCGCGTTCTATTTCTCCATCGTGTCGATGTCCACCGTGGGCTATGGCGATATCACTCCGCAGACGACCGCCGCGCGGCTGTTCGCGGCCTCGATCATCATCCTGGGCATCACGGTGTTCGCCACGTCGATCAGCGCCATCGCCGGGCCGGTGATCGGCGGCAATCTCAAACGGCTGGTCCGAGGACGGATATCCCACGCCATGCGCAAACATCACATCATCATCGCCGGCGCCACGCCGCTGGCGCAAAGCGTCTACGCCGGCATGCGCGAACGCGGCAACAACGTCACCGTCGTGGTCGCCCCGGGCATCGCGCACAATTATCCGGAGGATGCCGACCTGGTGACCGGCGATCCCTCCAACACCGCCGTGCTGGCCGAGGCCGGCGCCGCCCATGCGCGCTATGTGCTGGCGCTGCGCGACGACGACGCCGACAACGCCTTCATCGTGCTGGCCGCCAAGGAAGTGGCCGGCCCGGACACCAAGACGGTGGCGGTGGCCAATACCGCCATGCACCTGGCCAAGATCCGCCGGGTACAGCCCGACATGGTGTTCTCGCTGCAGCTGCTGGGCGCCGAGCTGCTGGCCCGCACGCTCAGCGGCGAGACCATCGACAACGCGTTGATCACCGATCTGTTCTTCACCAAGGCCACGCCTTCGGGCGCGGCCTAG
- a CDS encoding phytanoyl-CoA dioxygenase family protein: protein MSAALVAQQVATLREQGFAVVRNFASPPVRQALRELALQHLAQTVDPVEYEADLKYPGAPSSRLAAGGQTVRRLLDAYGRDQRFRDWATQAAIGAFLRAYFQDTPVLSTVHHNCIMTKHPAFGSLTGWHQDIRYWSFSDDDLVSCWLALGDERADNGGLYFVPGSHTASFMPEQYDARKFFRDDLPQNQEWIGRAVCPELQAGDVVFFHCRTLHAARQNATDTVKLSLVHTYHPASCHPLPGTRSAGSPGVPLP, encoded by the coding sequence ATGTCCGCCGCATTGGTCGCACAGCAGGTCGCTACGCTGCGTGAGCAGGGTTTCGCGGTCGTGCGCAATTTTGCTTCCCCGCCGGTGCGCCAGGCGCTGCGGGAATTGGCCTTGCAACACCTGGCGCAGACCGTGGACCCGGTCGAGTACGAGGCCGATCTCAAATACCCGGGCGCGCCCAGCTCGCGCCTGGCCGCCGGCGGCCAGACGGTACGCCGGCTGCTCGACGCCTACGGGCGCGACCAGCGTTTTCGCGACTGGGCCACGCAGGCGGCCATCGGCGCCTTCCTGCGCGCCTATTTCCAGGACACGCCGGTGCTTTCCACGGTGCACCACAACTGCATCATGACCAAGCATCCGGCCTTCGGCAGCCTGACCGGCTGGCACCAGGATATCCGTTACTGGTCATTCAGCGACGACGACCTGGTGTCCTGTTGGCTGGCGCTGGGCGACGAGCGGGCCGACAACGGCGGGCTGTATTTCGTGCCCGGTTCGCACACGGCGTCGTTCATGCCCGAACAGTACGACGCACGGAAGTTCTTCCGCGACGACCTGCCGCAGAACCAGGAATGGATAGGCCGGGCCGTCTGCCCGGAACTGCAGGCGGGCGACGTGGTGTTCTTCCATTGCCGCACCTTGCATGCGGCGCGCCAGAACGCCACCGATACGGTCAAACTGTCGCTGGTGCACACCTACCATCCGGCCAGCTGCCACCCGCTGCCCGGTACGCGCTCGGCCGGCTCGCCCGGCGTGCCGCTGCCTTGA
- a CDS encoding IS110-like element IS1663 family transposase, translating to MADSSLLSAGGQVHVFIGIDVSKAKLDCTLLTAEADKRKTKVVVNTAAGVQALLAWCAKHGAQPAQLHAILEPTGLYHEQAATALPQVRVSLVNPAQARDFAKALALRSKNDALDSYVLARYGQTLSPALWHPAPLHARQLRALLTRREALSKDLLRELNRKEKSQFSPSAPLVDGSIDKAIAFLREQIKQIERAIDQHIDNHPDLKQDCELLNSIPAIGPQAGNAILAVMHNRHIDSAQSLAAYLGVVPVQRQSGSSLNSCARLSKAGPSQVRATLYMAALVGTRHNPHIRALYQRLLKAGKSKKAALGAAMRKLVHLCFGVLKNRIPYQPNYAMNG from the coding sequence GTGGCTGACAGCAGTTTGTTATCTGCAGGAGGCCAAGTCCATGTTTTCATAGGTATTGATGTATCAAAGGCCAAGCTGGATTGCACGTTGCTGACGGCTGAGGCTGACAAGCGTAAGACCAAGGTGGTGGTCAACACCGCCGCGGGCGTACAAGCCCTGCTGGCGTGGTGCGCCAAACACGGCGCACAGCCGGCGCAGTTGCACGCCATCCTGGAGCCTACGGGTCTGTATCACGAGCAAGCGGCCACGGCGCTGCCCCAGGTCCGGGTCTCTTTGGTCAATCCCGCCCAGGCCCGGGACTTTGCCAAGGCCTTGGCGCTGCGCTCCAAAAATGATGCGCTCGACAGCTACGTGCTGGCTCGCTATGGACAGACGCTGAGCCCGGCGCTGTGGCACCCGGCGCCCTTGCATGCGCGTCAACTGCGCGCCTTGTTGACGCGACGCGAGGCGCTGAGCAAGGATCTGTTGCGTGAGCTCAATCGCAAAGAGAAGAGCCAGTTCAGCCCCTCGGCGCCCTTGGTCGATGGTTCCATCGACAAGGCCATCGCGTTCTTGCGCGAACAGATCAAACAAATCGAGCGGGCGATCGATCAGCACATCGACAACCACCCCGACCTCAAGCAAGACTGCGAGCTGCTGAACTCCATCCCCGCCATCGGGCCTCAGGCCGGCAACGCCATCCTGGCCGTCATGCACAATCGGCATATCGACTCCGCCCAGAGCCTGGCCGCCTATCTCGGGGTGGTCCCTGTGCAGCGCCAATCCGGCAGCAGTCTGAACAGCTGCGCACGCCTGTCCAAAGCCGGCCCCTCCCAGGTGCGCGCCACGTTATACATGGCGGCCCTGGTTGGGACCCGCCACAACCCCCACATCCGCGCCCTTTACCAGCGCCTGCTCAAAGCAGGAAAAAGCAAAAAGGCCGCGCTGGGCGCGGCCATGAGAAAACTGGTGCATCTGTGCTTCGGGGTCCTCAAAAACCGCATCCCCTACCAGCCCAATTACGCCATGAACGGTTGA
- a CDS encoding IS481-like element IS481 family transposase has translation MNTHKHARLTFLRRLEMVQQLIAHQVCVPEAARAYGVTAPTVRKWLGRFLAQGQAGLADASSRPTVSPRAIAPAKALAIVELRRKRLTQARIAQALGVSASTVSRVLARAGLSHLADLEPAEPVVRYEHQAPGDLLHIDIKKLGRIQRPGHRVTGNRRDTVEGAGWDFVFVAIDDHARVAFTDIHPDERFPSAVQFLKDAVAYYQRLGVTIQRLLTDNGSAFRSRAFAALCHELGIKHRFTRPYRPQTNGKAERFIQSALREWAYAHTYQNSQHRADAMKSWLHHYNWHRPHQGIGRAVPISRLNLDEYNLLTVHS, from the coding sequence ATGAACACCCATAAGCATGCCCGATTGACCTTCCTACGTCGACTCGAAATGGTCCAGCAATTGATCGCCCATCAAGTTTGTGTGCCTGAAGCGGCCCGCGCCTATGGGGTCACCGCGCCGACTGTGCGCAAATGGCTGGGCCGCTTCCTGGCTCAGGGCCAGGCGGGCTTGGCCGATGCGTCCTCGCGCCCGACGGTCTCGCCCCGAGCGATTGCGCCGGCCAAGGCGCTGGCTATCGTGGAGCTGCGCCGCAAGCGGCTGACCCAAGCGCGCATCGCCCAGGCGCTGGGCGTGTCAGCCAGCACCGTCAGCCGCGTCCTGGCCCGCGCCGGTCTGTCGCACCTGGCCGACCTGGAGCCGGCCGAGCCGGTGGTGCGCTACGAGCATCAGGCCCCCGGCGATCTGCTGCACATCGACATCAAGAAGCTGGGACGTATCCAGCGCCCTGGCCACCGGGTCACGGGCAACCGACGCGATACCGTTGAGGGGGCCGGCTGGGACTTCGTCTTCGTGGCCATCGATGACCACGCCCGCGTGGCCTTCACCGACATCCACCCCGACGAGCGCTTCCCCAGCGCCGTCCAGTTCCTCAAGGACGCAGTGGCCTACTACCAGCGCCTGGGCGTGACCATCCAGCGCTTGCTCACCGACAATGGCTCGGCCTTTCGCAGCCGCGCCTTCGCCGCGCTGTGCCATGAGCTGGGCATCAAGCACCGCTTTACCCGACCTTACCGCCCACAGACCAATGGCAAGGCCGAACGCTTCATCCAGTCGGCCTTGCGTGAGTGGGCTTACGCTCACACCTACCAGAACTCCCAACACCGAGCCGATGCCATGAAATCCTGGCTACACCACTACAACTGGCATCGACCCCACCAAGGCATCGGGCGCGCTGTACCCATCTCCAGACTCAACCTGGACGAATACAACCTATTGACAGTTCACAGCTAG
- a CDS encoding AI-2E family transporter: MHQPVLPAFLIARWLLLLVLLAGIYFLSGFLVPALAALIIGLATWPLFQRLVRAFGGRTTLAATLALVAVIVILVVPLSLALSYAIKEAGNFFAWALAANKHGVDVPAWIMSLPMVGERLAEYWRTYLGEPHALGALVEIVSGEHLGNIYRMVLSATGNAFQLLLTVLFMLITLFFVYKDGTRMVGQLDILGERVLPARWQRFSRVVPATVSSTVTGMCLIALGEGVVLGLAYWVAGVPSPVLLGVITGFMALVPGGAPLSFTLVSLYLVGSGHLVAGIGLFVWGTVELFIVDKTLRPRLVGGPVKLPFLPTFFGLVGGVKTMGIVGLFVGPVLMALLVAIWREWVRNVERERDQSILNPEGEEPAA, from the coding sequence ATGCATCAACCCGTACTGCCCGCCTTCCTGATCGCCCGCTGGCTGCTGTTGCTGGTCTTGCTGGCCGGCATCTATTTCCTCAGCGGCTTCCTGGTGCCGGCGTTGGCGGCGCTGATCATCGGCCTGGCGACCTGGCCCCTGTTCCAGCGCCTGGTGCGCGCATTCGGCGGGCGCACCACGCTGGCCGCCACCCTGGCCCTGGTGGCCGTCATCGTGATCCTGGTGGTGCCGCTGTCGCTGGCGCTGTCGTACGCCATCAAGGAGGCCGGCAACTTCTTCGCCTGGGCGCTGGCGGCCAACAAGCACGGCGTGGACGTGCCGGCCTGGATCATGTCGCTGCCCATGGTGGGAGAGCGCCTGGCCGAGTACTGGCGCACCTACCTGGGTGAGCCCCACGCCCTGGGCGCCCTGGTCGAGATCGTCAGCGGCGAGCACCTGGGCAACATCTACCGCATGGTGCTGTCGGCCACGGGCAATGCCTTCCAGCTGCTGCTGACCGTGCTGTTCATGCTGATCACCCTGTTCTTCGTCTACAAGGACGGCACCCGCATGGTGGGCCAGCTCGACATCCTGGGCGAGCGCGTCCTGCCGGCGCGCTGGCAGCGCTTCTCGCGCGTGGTGCCGGCCACGGTCAGCTCCACCGTGACGGGCATGTGCCTGATCGCCCTGGGCGAGGGCGTCGTGCTCGGCCTGGCCTATTGGGTGGCCGGCGTGCCCTCGCCGGTGCTGCTGGGGGTCATCACCGGGTTCATGGCGCTGGTGCCGGGCGGCGCGCCGCTGTCGTTCACGCTGGTGTCGCTGTACCTGGTCGGCTCGGGCCACCTGGTGGCCGGCATCGGCCTGTTCGTCTGGGGCACGGTCGAACTGTTCATCGTCGACAAGACTCTGCGGCCCCGCCTGGTGGGCGGGCCGGTCAAGCTGCCGTTCCTGCCGACCTTCTTCGGGCTGGTCGGCGGCGTCAAGACCATGGGCATTGTCGGGCTGTTCGTCGGCCCGGTGCTGATGGCGCTGCTGGTGGCGATCTGGCGCGAGTGGGTGCGCAATGTCGAGCGCGAGCGCGACCAGTCGATCCTGAACCCCGAGGGCGAGGAACCGGCGGCCTGA
- a CDS encoding ABC transporter ATP-binding protein, which produces MSASVSITLENCAKTWPGGSRALQALDLHIPGGEILALLGPSGCGKTTLLRLICGLEQPDAGTRILYGDEDVTALAPEARGVGVVFQSYALFPNMTVADNVGYGLRVRGMAEAARTARVRQMLELVQLQALAGRRISQLSGGQRQRVALARALAIEPRVLLLDEPLTALDAKLREHLRVELAQMLRGLDITTIIVTHDQDEAMMLGDRIAVMSAGRLEQIGHAETLYREPATEFVGEFLGTLCRVRAATRDGLLVAGDEPLAFRPHHARLQAPCDGALHARVLARFFLGGSVRYEIGLDDG; this is translated from the coding sequence ATGAGCGCCTCTGTATCGATCACGCTGGAAAACTGCGCCAAGACCTGGCCGGGCGGCTCGCGCGCGCTGCAGGCGCTGGACCTGCACATTCCGGGCGGCGAGATTCTCGCACTGCTGGGGCCCTCGGGCTGTGGCAAGACCACGCTGCTGCGGCTGATCTGCGGCCTGGAGCAGCCCGACGCCGGCACCCGCATCCTCTATGGCGACGAAGACGTCACCGCGCTCGCCCCGGAAGCGCGGGGAGTTGGCGTGGTGTTCCAGAGCTATGCGCTGTTTCCCAACATGACGGTGGCCGACAACGTCGGCTATGGCCTACGCGTACGCGGCATGGCCGAGGCGGCGCGCACGGCGCGCGTGCGGCAGATGCTGGAACTGGTACAGCTGCAGGCCCTGGCCGGACGCCGCATCTCGCAGCTTTCCGGCGGCCAGCGCCAGCGCGTGGCGCTGGCGCGCGCGCTGGCCATCGAGCCGCGCGTGCTGCTGCTGGACGAACCCCTGACCGCGCTGGATGCCAAGCTGCGCGAGCACCTGCGCGTCGAACTGGCGCAGATGCTGCGCGGCCTGGACATCACCACCATCATCGTTACGCATGACCAGGACGAGGCCATGATGCTGGGCGATCGCATCGCGGTCATGTCGGCGGGCCGGCTGGAACAGATCGGCCATGCCGAAACGCTGTACCGCGAGCCCGCCACCGAATTCGTCGGCGAGTTCCTGGGCACGCTGTGCCGCGTCCGCGCGGCCACGCGCGACGGCCTGCTGGTTGCCGGCGACGAACCGCTGGCATTCCGCCCGCATCACGCCCGCCTGCAGGCGCCGTGCGACGGAGCGCTGCACGCTCGCGTGCTGGCCCGCTTCTTCCTGGGCGGCTCGGTACGCTACGAAATCGGCCTCGACGACGGCTAG
- a CDS encoding protein-L-isoaspartate O-methyltransferase family protein: MNASTLPDVEQARFNMVEQQIRPWDVLDPKVLDALFAVRRELFVPPALRALAFSDLEIPLEINAVNTRQNMLAPKIEARLAQELLLQPTDCVLEIGTGSGYQAALLAYLAQQVTTVEIDSRLATFAQQNLQVNNVADVKVETGDGRNGWGSTEYDAILVTGSVPVVPDALKYQLRVGGRLVVIVGQAPIMTAYRITRTTAASFETVSLFETVIKPLRGTTVSQFKF; this comes from the coding sequence ATGAATGCTTCGACCCTGCCCGACGTAGAACAAGCCCGATTCAACATGGTGGAACAGCAAATCCGCCCCTGGGACGTGCTGGACCCCAAGGTGCTGGACGCCCTGTTCGCCGTACGCCGGGAATTGTTCGTGCCGCCGGCGCTACGCGCCCTGGCCTTCTCCGACCTCGAAATCCCGCTTGAAATCAACGCGGTCAACACGCGCCAGAACATGCTGGCCCCCAAGATCGAGGCGCGCCTGGCCCAGGAACTGCTGCTGCAGCCGACCGACTGTGTGCTGGAGATCGGCACCGGCTCGGGCTACCAGGCCGCCCTGCTGGCCTACCTGGCGCAACAGGTGACCACGGTCGAAATCGACAGCCGCCTGGCCACCTTCGCCCAGCAGAACCTGCAGGTGAACAATGTGGCCGACGTCAAGGTCGAAACGGGCGACGGCCGCAATGGCTGGGGCTCGACCGAATACGACGCGATCCTGGTCACCGGTTCGGTGCCGGTGGTGCCCGACGCGCTGAAATACCAGTTGCGCGTGGGCGGCCGGCTGGTCGTCATCGTCGGACAGGCGCCCATCATGACCGCCTACCGCATCACGCGCACCACGGCCGCCAGCTTCGAGACCGTCTCGCTGTTCGAGACCGTCATCAAGCCGCTGCGCGGCACCACCGTATCCCAGTTCAAATTCTGA
- a CDS encoding ABC transporter permease, with product MSAMYSKTDARLGLTVTLAVAAFLIGPVVLSVLAGLTRNYFVGLESGLTLRWVIEVWDLYADTIWRSFAVALLTLLVCTLTGVPAAWVLTLHHGRMARALEELLTLPVAVPGLASALALIVSWGTVSGLRGSIWFIVIGHVLFTLPFMVRATRASMAGADLATLDEAAATLGASRLRRFLTVVVPNAAPGIVTGALTVLTLSIGEFNLTWLLHTPLTKTLPVGLADSYASMRLEIASAYTLVFLLMLMPLLVGLQWLAARGERNAANAPITNEKTAT from the coding sequence ATGTCCGCGATGTATTCCAAGACCGACGCCCGCCTGGGCCTGACCGTCACGCTGGCGGTGGCCGCGTTCCTGATCGGCCCGGTGGTGCTGTCCGTGCTGGCCGGCCTGACGCGCAACTACTTCGTGGGCCTGGAAAGCGGCCTGACCCTGCGCTGGGTGATCGAAGTCTGGGATCTGTACGCCGATACGATCTGGCGCTCGTTCGCCGTGGCGCTGCTGACCCTGTTGGTCTGTACGCTGACCGGGGTGCCGGCGGCCTGGGTCCTGACGCTGCACCACGGCCGGATGGCGCGCGCGCTCGAGGAACTGCTGACCCTGCCGGTGGCCGTGCCGGGGCTGGCCTCGGCGCTGGCGCTGATCGTGTCCTGGGGCACGGTCAGCGGCCTGCGCGGCAGCATCTGGTTCATCGTGATCGGCCACGTGCTTTTCACGCTGCCCTTCATGGTGCGGGCCACCCGCGCCAGCATGGCCGGCGCCGATCTCGCCACGCTGGACGAGGCAGCCGCCACGCTCGGCGCGTCGCGGCTGCGCCGCTTCCTGACCGTGGTCGTGCCCAACGCGGCGCCGGGTATCGTGACCGGCGCGCTGACCGTGCTGACGCTGTCGATCGGCGAATTCAATCTCACCTGGCTGTTGCACACGCCGTTGACCAAGACGCTGCCGGTCGGCCTGGCCGACAGCTATGCGTCCATGCGGCTGGAGATCGCCTCGGCTTATACCCTGGTGTTCCTGCTGATGCTGATGCCGCTGCTGGTCGGCCTGCAATGGCTGGCCGCCCGCGGCGAACGCAATGCCGCCAATGCTCCCATTACCAACGAGAAGACCGCAACATGA
- the thiD gene encoding bifunctional hydroxymethylpyrimidine kinase/phosphomethylpyrimidine kinase gives MNHPASSATPRGERRIPNALSIAGVDPSGGAGVLADVKAMSALSAYGCAVIAAMTAQNTQGVIGISPVPAEFVGLQIDTLFADVPIDAVKLGMLGQEAVTLVVAEKLARWQPGHIVLDPVMVAKSGDLLLERRAVGALRETLLPLATLLTPNLPEAGVLLDERPVETLKEMRRVAERLRNRMTHAGQRWVMVKGGHLPGNETIDLLHDGDRMIELPGHRIETPNTHGTGCTLSAALAALLPQCPDVPEAARRAKAYLTEAIRQADRLQVGSGHGPVHHFHAWW, from the coding sequence ATGAACCACCCTGCCTCTTCGGCGACGCCCCGTGGCGAGCGCCGGATCCCCAACGCGCTGAGCATCGCCGGCGTCGATCCGTCCGGCGGCGCCGGCGTGCTGGCCGACGTCAAGGCCATGAGCGCCCTGAGCGCCTACGGCTGCGCGGTCATCGCAGCCATGACCGCGCAGAACACCCAGGGCGTGATCGGCATCTCGCCGGTGCCGGCCGAGTTCGTCGGCCTGCAGATCGACACGCTGTTCGCCGATGTGCCCATCGACGCCGTCAAGCTGGGCATGCTGGGCCAGGAAGCCGTCACCCTGGTGGTGGCCGAAAAGCTGGCTCGCTGGCAGCCGGGGCACATCGTGCTCGACCCGGTCATGGTGGCCAAGAGCGGCGACCTGCTGCTGGAGCGCCGCGCCGTAGGCGCGCTGCGCGAGACGCTGCTGCCGCTGGCCACGCTGCTCACGCCCAACCTGCCCGAGGCCGGCGTGCTGCTGGACGAACGGCCGGTCGAGACCCTGAAGGAAATGCGCCGCGTCGCCGAACGGCTGCGCAACCGCATGACCCACGCAGGCCAGCGCTGGGTCATGGTCAAGGGCGGCCACCTGCCCGGCAACGAAACCATAGACCTGCTGCACGACGGCGACCGCATGATCGAACTGCCGGGCCATCGCATCGAAACGCCCAATACGCACGGCACAGGCTGCACCCTGTCGGCCGCCCTGGCGGCCCTGCTGCCGCAGTGCCCGGACGTGCCCGAGGCTGCCCGCCGGGCCAAGGCCTACCTGACCGAAGCCATCCGGCAGGCCGACCGCCTGCAGGTCGGCAGCGGCCACGGGCCGGTGCACCATTTCCATGCTTGGTGGTAG
- a CDS encoding TolC family outer membrane protein, producing the protein MRIGRVAALLTLACAANASAQDLMQAWRAGLSNDPQFAAARAAYRAGQEKLPQARAGLLPALSGEAGGLYNESRTTHGLGVSHSGGRGTWDLVLTQPLFDWSRWQRFEQSKLVVADVEVQLQQAFQDLMLRVANAYFGILTAQDALAATEAEKAAVAEQLAAAKRTFELGNATITNTYEAQARYDLVVAEELRQQNDLQTQRDALSRIMGEAPGALAELPPGIPLPAPQPARLNDWSTQAEASGLDVLRAQLQTRIASHEIQIARSGHMPTLNLRASSGSATDGVLQGTGPGRPIENTVGVTLSIPLYAGGGISSQVTEKVQLEQKARHDFEDARRQAVQSARLYYNGVLTGLARVRALEAGEKSSRAAVQANQTGYELGVRINLDVLNAQQQLYATQRDLAQARYGALLDSLRLKAVSGILSEADLDAVNRLLRLPRN; encoded by the coding sequence ATGCGTATCGGGCGGGTTGCGGCGTTGCTTACCTTGGCCTGCGCCGCGAACGCCAGCGCGCAGGACCTGATGCAGGCCTGGCGGGCCGGCCTGTCCAACGATCCGCAATTCGCCGCGGCGCGCGCCGCCTACCGGGCGGGCCAGGAAAAACTGCCGCAAGCCCGCGCCGGGCTGCTGCCGGCCCTGTCGGGCGAAGCCGGCGGCCTGTATAACGAAAGCCGCACCACCCACGGCCTGGGCGTCTCGCACAGCGGCGGACGCGGCACCTGGGACCTGGTCCTGACCCAGCCACTGTTCGACTGGTCGCGCTGGCAGCGCTTCGAGCAATCCAAGCTGGTCGTGGCCGACGTCGAAGTGCAGTTGCAGCAGGCCTTCCAGGACCTGATGCTGCGCGTGGCCAATGCCTATTTCGGCATCCTCACCGCCCAGGACGCGCTGGCGGCCACCGAGGCCGAGAAAGCCGCCGTCGCCGAACAGCTGGCCGCCGCCAAGCGCACGTTCGAACTGGGCAACGCGACCATCACCAACACCTACGAAGCCCAGGCGCGCTACGACCTGGTCGTGGCCGAGGAGCTGCGGCAACAGAACGACCTGCAGACCCAGCGCGACGCGCTGTCGCGCATCATGGGCGAGGCGCCCGGCGCGCTGGCCGAACTGCCGCCCGGCATACCGCTGCCGGCGCCGCAGCCAGCGCGCCTGAACGACTGGTCCACCCAGGCCGAGGCCTCGGGGCTGGACGTGCTGCGCGCGCAGCTGCAAACCCGCATCGCCAGCCACGAGATCCAGATCGCCCGCAGCGGCCACATGCCCACCCTCAACCTGCGCGCCAGCAGCGGCAGCGCGACCGACGGCGTATTGCAGGGCACCGGGCCGGGCCGCCCGATCGAGAACACCGTCGGCGTGACATTGTCCATCCCGCTGTATGCCGGCGGCGGCATCTCCTCCCAGGTAACAGAAAAAGTCCAACTGGAACAAAAGGCCCGCCACGACTTCGAGGACGCGCGGCGCCAGGCCGTGCAATCGGCGCGCCTGTACTACAACGGTGTCCTGACCGGATTGGCGCGCGTGCGCGCGCTGGAGGCGGGCGAGAAATCCAGCCGGGCCGCCGTCCAGGCCAACCAGACCGGCTACGAGCTGGGGGTGCGCATCAACCTGGACGTGCTCAACGCACAGCAGCAGCTGTACGCCACCCAGCGCGACCTGGCGCAGGCGCGCTACGGCGCCCTGCTCGACAGCCTGCGCCTGAAAGCGGTAAGCGGCATCCTCTCCGAGGCCGACCTGGACGCGGTCAATCGCCTGCTGCGGCTGCCGCGCAACTGA
- the rfaE2 gene encoding D-glycero-beta-D-manno-heptose 1-phosphate adenylyltransferase: MSSARFESKILSRAELVAAVAAGRLPRPLVFTNGVFDILHRGHVTYLDQAAQLGATLVVAVNTDESVRRLGKGSDRPLNQVQDRAALLAALGCVDAVTSFHEDTPQELIGELRPDLIVKGGDYDMDTLPETALVKSWGGRAVAIPFDFERSTTALLGKIRQG, from the coding sequence ATGTCTTCTGCCCGTTTCGAATCCAAGATCCTGTCGCGCGCCGAGCTGGTTGCCGCGGTGGCCGCTGGCCGTCTGCCGCGTCCGCTGGTGTTCACCAATGGCGTGTTCGATATCCTGCACCGTGGCCACGTCACTTATCTGGACCAGGCCGCCCAGCTGGGCGCGACCCTGGTGGTGGCGGTCAATACGGATGAGTCCGTGCGGCGCCTGGGCAAGGGCAGCGACAGGCCGCTCAATCAGGTGCAAGACCGCGCCGCGCTGCTGGCGGCCCTGGGCTGCGTCGACGCGGTGACTTCTTTTCACGAGGACACGCCGCAGGAACTCATCGGCGAGCTGCGTCCCGACCTGATCGTCAAGGGCGGCGACTACGATATGGACACCCTGCCGGAGACGGCCCTGGTCAAGAGCTGGGGCGGCCGCGCGGTGGCGATTCCGTTCGATTTCGAGCGCTCCACCACCGCGCTGCTGGGCAAGATCCGCCAGGGCTGA